One part of the Dermacentor andersoni chromosome 2, qqDerAnde1_hic_scaffold, whole genome shotgun sequence genome encodes these proteins:
- the LOC126540834 gene encoding cytochrome P450 3A6-like isoform X2 translates to MEEWIRKYGKIFGFYLAEKPYMVITDVDVIKEIFIKDSRIFQDRPFYALDVEPMTSSVFFVTGSEWRKVRSIMNQGFTATKVKLYSGIVNKCADVFIDLLGELCSKSKVAEMYGLAQSLALDIITKAALAWEIDCQRDSKDPFLTWMRKVFEQLDQTALENSFAFPALRPLLLLFYPLSSFARCMKKMMDDVDKITEERRTGKRPRSEDMIQMILDAQENAKKCNHAAGQKVKTLEDRHVSSNAVVLLIAGFDTIASALSFLMHLVAKHPEEQTKILDEMEERFPGVQELSFEQLHELERLDMVVKEAIRLYPPVPLMVVRRCIQNTTVLGHFIPAGVNIIAPAWCVHRDPELWREPEKFMPDRFSEEESKKRHSAAYFPFGLGQRSCLGKRVALMTMKTALIKTLRDYKLEICEKSQDPLLMTVPSLVGNPMGGVHLKLTARHA, encoded by the exons ATGGAAGAATGGATACGCAAATATGGCAAGATCTTCGGGTTTTATCTGGCTGAGAAACCCTACATGGTTATCACAGACGTCGATGTGATCAAGGAAATATTCATCAAGGACAGCCGGATATTCCAAGACAGACCATTTTATGCCCTCGACGTGGAACCCATGACAAGCTCAGTATTTTTTGTCACGG GTTCCGAGTGGAGGAAGGTGCGCTCCATCATGAACCAGGGTTTCACAGCCACAAAAGTGAAACTGTACTCCGGCATCGTGAACAAGTGCGCAGACGTGTTCATCGACCTGCTGGGAGAACTCTGTTCCAAATCGAAGGTCGCCGAGATGTATGGGCTCGCGCAGAGTTTGGCACTTGACATCATCACGAAGGCAGCGTTAGCGTGGGAG ATTGACTGCCAGCGAGATAGCAAGGACCCTTTCCTAACGTGGATGCGCAAGGTCTTCGAACAATTGGACCAAACAGCTCTCGAGAACTCATTCGCATTTCCCGCTCTGCGCCCGCTTTTGCTCCTGTTCTACCCACTGTCGTCCTTTGCTCGCTGCATGAAGAAAATGATGGATGACGTGGACAAAATCACCGAGGAGCGTCGGACGGGGAAGAGGCCCCGCAGCGAGGACATGATACAAATGATACTGGACGCCCAGGAGAACGCAAAGAAATGCAATCACGCCGCCGGTCAGAAGGTTAAAACTCTGGAAGACCGCCACGTCAGTTCCAACGCCGTGGTACTTCTCATAGCGGGCTTCGACACCATCGCGTCGGCGCTCTCCTTCCTAATGCATCTGGTAGCCAAGCACCCCGAAGAACAGACGAAGATTTTGGACGAAATGGAAGAACGATTCCCGGGTGTACAAGAACTATCGTTCGAGCAGCTACACGAGCTGGAGAGACTCGACATGGTGGTCAAGGAAGCCATACGCCTCTACCCGCCTGTGCCGCTCATGGTGGTGCGACGTTGCATACAAAACACGACGGTTCTCGGGCATTTCATTCCTGCCGGCGTGAACATCATCGCGCCTGCGTGGTGCGTTCATCGCGACCCGGAGCTGTGGAGGGAGCCGGAGAAGTTTATGCCCGACCGATTCTCGGAGGAAGAGTCCAAGAAGCGCCACAGCGCCGCCTACTTTCCTTTCGGCTTAGGTCAGAGGAGCTGTCTCGGCAAGCGAGTGGCACTGATGACGATGAAGACTGCCTTGATAAAGACTCTGCGAGACTATAAGCTGGAAATCTGCGAAAAATCACAAGATCCCTTGCTCATGACTGTTCCTAGCCTGGTGGGTAACCCGATGGGCGGCGTCCATCTGAAGCTTACTGCACGGCATGCTTGA